TTAAATATCCCTTAAATAGATTATACCAAAAAACACCTTATCCCTACAATAATAACAAAAACAAAACTGACTATACTAGCTATTAATACATAGTCAATTTTACTAAGCTTATTATATGTTTTTTTATAATCAATTATATTATGTAATGCTCTTTCATACTGCTTAAAATTCCTATACTTGCCATCTAAAGCGTTGTATAAAAATACCTTCTGTGACTTTCCTAATGGAAATGACAAAACTTGAGTCTTTACTTGTTCCATATTATATTTTAGTGGATTATATTCTACATTACCTATTAATGCTATCATAATCATAGTTATACTAAATAGTATTTCCATTTCTCTATTATATTTGAAATTTACACCCCAAGAATTTATATTATAAGATGGAGTATACTCCTTTGTAGGTTTGTTTTTTTCTACTAAACCTCCAAAATCGATAAAATATATTTTACCACTAATATCTAATATTATATTCTCCAATTTTACATCAGTATATTTATACCCAATTTCATCTATTTTTTTAAACATATTTGTAATGATTAACCCTATTTTAAATATAATATTTAATTTTAATTTTTTGTTATTTATTAATTCTTTTAAATTAATTCCAGGGATATACTCCATTACTATATAATGGAATACATCCCCGTTATATTCCCAGTCATCAAAATCATATACATTAGGTATAAAATTCAACTCTTTTAAAGCTATCATTGAATTATACTCATTGGTTATGGATAATGTATCTTTAGATATCTTCATAGCCCTTACTTGCCCCATTATATCCTTTACCATATATACCTTCCCAAAATTCCCCTTACCAATCAGTTTAATAACTTTATACTCTTTACCTTTCCATTTACCCTTTATGTACATAAAATCACCTAAACTATATGATTATAGGGTATATCATCATATCTTGCATTTACAAATATATCTATTGCTCCTTCAATAGCATATCCTGTAGGAGTAATGCCTCCTATATTTATATTGTCTAAACTATTTTTCAATTCATCTATGTCCTCAGTAAAATCACACAATAAGTCATAATATTCTTCCTTACCTGGAAATATTAAAACTCCTACTTCATTTTTACCTTTTCTCTCTTCTAAAAACAAAAGTAATTCCAATACACTTTTTTTAGCAATATCAATTTTGTTTTTCATACTTCCACTTGCATCCAGCAATATTAAACATTTTAAATCTGCTTCATTCCCTATCATATCTATTAGTTTCACAAATTTTTCTCTTTCCACTGGGTGAATATCTTTTATATCCATATCTATTATCTCTTTAAGCTCATGGCTTACCATTTCTTCTATAGTGGTATATATAGAATTTATAGTAACTCTACTTAATGTTTCTGAAAGATGGTTTAAATGAGTTAATTCACACACACCTCCACCTCTTTCTGCTATATCTTCTAACTCCATAATGGCCATTTGATTTTTATTATTGTCAATAATCCCTATAGTATTTACTCTAATGTCTTCTTTTAATGCTAGTTCAGATACTTCTCCTGGATTAGGTCCTTTATTTGATTGACCATCAGAAATTAAAATTATCTGCCTTAACATATACATCACTCCTAATGTGGTTTTTTAGGATTATTGACAAATATATTAATTATATACATCATATTTCATATTTAACTATCTATTTTTCCACACCTTTGTAACCAATATAGTCATATCATCTCTAATTTGATTTTTACTCACCTTTTTTGCTATTTCTAATATGGTATCTGCAATAACTTTAGGATTTATGCTATTGATATTTTTTATAATATCCTTCATCCATTGTTCTACATTTTCTATATTCCTATTAGCTTCCAATACTCCATCAGACATCATTATTATAATATCCCCATCTTCTAGATATTCTTCATATATATTAAAATCTATATCCTTTAATATTCCTACAGGCAAAGATTGGGAATTAATAATCTTAACCTCATTGTTTCTTTTTATAAAAGTAGCTGGTGCACCCATTTTAATTGCCTGCAGTTTACCCGAGTATAAATCTAATAAGGATATATCAAAAGTTGTAAATATTTCATCATTAGATTTAAGCATAAGAATTGAATTAATGGTTTTAAGTGTCAGCTTTTTATCAAATTTTGCTTCTAAAAAGCTCTCCAATAACTCAATAGCTATATTGCTTTCATTATTTGCCCTTTTACCTATACCCATCCCATCACTTAAAGCCACAAAATAATTATTATCCCCTTCTCCAAATGTATAATTATCACCAGATATATTATTATAATCATTAGCTATAGTAACTACTTCAGTAAGAGCACTATATCGATTTCTCCTTATAAGTTTAAACCTCTTCCCTTCATTTTTAGGTAGATCTAATATAAATTCTACTTTTAATGGAATATCTACTGTATCTGTAACTATTCTTTCTATATTCTCTTGACTATTTTTCCCCTTATATGATTTATCCACATCTACATATATTTCTAACTTGTTTTTATCTAATTCTATTACTATCACATTTTTTACATCTACCTTTTTATTTTTTAAACTTGCGTATATTTCTTCTTCCATATCTTCTTTAAATATAGGTTTTGTATATATATCATTAATAGTCTTTTCAATTATATTGCTTACTTCTTTTAATTGTTCAGATACTAATTCTCTGTTTTCTAAAAGTTTTTTCTCCCATAGAGCATTTGCTTCAAATATATTAAAATGAGTTTTCATAATTTCTATTACCTCATCCTTGTTTATACAATAATCCCTTATGGATGGTGGTAAATTATCTTCTGTTATACATTTATTTCCTTCCATTAAACTTATAGTGTTATATATTAAATTATAAGTAGTATGAAAATCT
This portion of the Keratinibaculum paraultunense genome encodes:
- the spoIIE gene encoding stage II sporulation protein E, translated to MLKTEFVLSKQKKINNLFDFDSQQVLCMILAFFIGRANILDKLTPFGISFISAYIIIGKLNIFVLISTILGIFTFHGLKGMDYFIVIIVISLLFNNSNRLKNLSIIGSSIVSSILFTMVKFAFVIVFKPMFIYDIFTILFEGVVVFALTYIFCHTLSMESSEIRYSSENLICGIITLSLTLTGMQNMSIAGLSVKRILSVLIILYLGFSEGAFIGGAAGISLGLISHISQPEMPFILSIYGLAGMLTGLFKDLGKIGSSLGFLLGNCIISFYINGYGTSFIKPWELGISVILFLLLYNVLNNYFSGYMEVALGRMKERSYSQRKDEITINRLKEISKVFGELSATFKGAAKYEKKFDAEKIYKLIDDIANSLCANCGMRKFCWEEDFHTTYNLIYNTISLMEGNKCITEDNLPPSIRDYCINKDEVIEIMKTHFNIFEANALWEKKLLENRELVSEQLKEVSNIIEKTINDIYTKPIFKEDMEEEIYASLKNKKVDVKNVIVIELDKNKLEIYVDVDKSYKGKNSQENIERIVTDTVDIPLKVEFILDLPKNEGKRFKLIRRNRYSALTEVVTIANDYNNISGDNYTFGEGDNNYFVALSDGMGIGKRANNESNIAIELLESFLEAKFDKKLTLKTINSILMLKSNDEIFTTFDISLLDLYSGKLQAIKMGAPATFIKRNNEVKIINSQSLPVGILKDIDFNIYEEYLEDGDIIIMMSDGVLEANRNIENVEQWMKDIIKNINSINPKVIADTILEIAKKVSKNQIRDDMTILVTKVWKNR
- a CDS encoding vWA domain-containing protein is translated as MLRQIILISDGQSNKGPNPGEVSELALKEDIRVNTIGIIDNNKNQMAIMELEDIAERGGGVCELTHLNHLSETLSRVTINSIYTTIEEMVSHELKEIIDMDIKDIHPVEREKFVKLIDMIGNEADLKCLILLDASGSMKNKIDIAKKSVLELLLFLEERKGKNEVGVLIFPGKEEYYDLLCDFTEDIDELKNSLDNINIGGITPTGYAIEGAIDIFVNARYDDIPYNHIV
- a CDS encoding protein kinase domain-containing protein → MVKDIMGQVRAMKISKDTLSITNEYNSMIALKELNFIPNVYDFDDWEYNGDVFHYIVMEYIPGINLKELINNKKLKLNIIFKIGLIITNMFKKIDEIGYKYTDVKLENIILDISGKIYFIDFGGLVEKNKPTKEYTPSYNINSWGVNFKYNREMEILFSITMIMIALIGNVEYNPLKYNMEQVKTQVLSFPLGKSQKVFLYNALDGKYRNFKQYERALHNIIDYKKTYNKLSKIDYVLIASIVSFVFVIIVGIRCFLV